A window of the Dermacentor variabilis isolate Ectoservices unplaced genomic scaffold, ASM5094787v1 scaffold_12, whole genome shotgun sequence genome harbors these coding sequences:
- the Rcd5 gene encoding microspherule protein Rcd5 isoform X1 translates to MSSNLVLGNVASDNSQDVSEASQAPESPPTIGNVKGAFSNSDGESAPRSAPAVPHSSLKVSTYLPEHLQKRRSSSRSIKRKKFDDELVESSLIKTPRTRPLPGTPSTSLTQSVAPVGGSGSAPVLATYSDSSQVDSIVPIYSERKKTSKSTPKRVKKSSKNTQALVTKDLGRWKPLDDYTLCLAIQQTTDLETVFRGVKFSCNFTLQEIKERWYALLYDPVISKMAVTSMKQLHPDVLAGVQAKALYSQEEERILYTFPSTAQPTIENFQELLIKHPDVFLPSRTPKELSYHWTLMRQYFVLPDQIIPVKEEGDFSLSFSDLDDDIADEQLVDWVKDEALEHEHHLLERNSLQEIRQLENELPKWHVLVDSVTGVSPPDFDNQTLAVLRGRLVRYLMRSKEITIGRMTKDNPIDIDLSLEGPSWKISRRQGVIKLRNTGEFIIANEGKRPIYIDGKPVLAGNKHKLNNNAVVEMANLKFIFLVNQDLISVIRSEAPQSS, encoded by the exons AATCTCCACCAACAATTGGAAATGTGAAGGGTGCTTTTTCAAATTCTGACGGTGAATCGGCACCTAGGTCTGCCCCGGCTGTGCCCCATTCTAGCCTTAAGGTCAGCACTTACTTG CCTGAGCACTTGCAGAAGCGACGCAGCTCATCCCGATCCATCAAGCGCAAGAAGTTCGACGATGAGCTTGTCGAGAGCAGTCTGATCAAGACACCTCGTACACGACCTTTGCCTGGCACTCCTTCAACATCGCTGACTCAAAGTGTCGCCCCCGTTGGTGGCTCTGGTTCAGCGCCAGTGCTGGCCACTTACTCAGACAGCAGTCAGGTGGACTCAATTGTCCCCATATATTCAGAGCGGAAGAAG ACATCGAAGTCCACACCAAAACGAGTGAAAAAGTCTTCCAAG AACACTCAAGCCTTGGTTACAAAGGACCTTGGTCGATGGAAACCTCTTGATGACTATACGCTTTGTTTGGCCATACAGCAA ACAACAGACTTGGAGACTGTGTTCCGTGGAGTAAAATTTTCCTGCAATTTTACCCTGCAAGAAATCAAAGAAAGGTGGTATGCACTGCTGTATGACCCAGTTATATCCAA AATGGCTGTGACCTCAATGAAACAGCTCCACCCAGATGTATTGGCTGGTGTACAAGCCAAGGCCCTTTATAGTCAAGAAGAAGAGCGTATCTTGTATACCTTTCCATCG ACAGCACAGCCCACAATTGAGAATTTCCAAGAACTTCTCATCAAACATCCGGATGTGTTTCTGCCCTCACGCACACCGAAGGAGTTGTCGTACCATTGGACATTAATGAGGCAGTATTTCGTCTTGCCCGATCAAATAA TTCCTGTGAAGGAAGAAGGGGACTTTTCGCTGAGCTTCTCTGATTTAGATGATGATATTGCAGATGAGCAGCTTGT TGATTGGGTGAAGGATGAAGCCCTGGAGCATG AACACCATCTGTTAGAGCGCAATTCCTTGCAAGAGATTCGCCAGCTGGAAAATGAACTACCGAAGTGGCACGTGCTTGTGGACAGTGTCACTG gtgtaTCCCCACCTGACTTTGACAATCAGACTCTTGCTGTACTTCGTGGTCGCCTTGTGAGGTACCTTATGCGATCTAAAGAA ATAACAATTGGGCGTATGACAAAAGACAATCCCATCGACATTGACCTGTCTTTGGAGGGTCCTTCATGGAAAATATCACGTCGTCAGGGTGTGATCAAGCTTCGCAACACTGGGGAATTTATCATTGCCAATGAAGGAAAGAGGCCAATCTACATTGATGGCAAGCCAGTTCTAGCTGGGAACAAGCACAAGCTGAACAACAACGCTGTTGTGGAG ATGGCTAACTTGAAGTTTATATTTCTTGTCAACCAGGACCTGATTAGTGTCATTCGCTCTGAGGCACCTCAGTCATCATAA
- the Rcd5 gene encoding microspherule protein Rcd5 isoform X2, whose amino-acid sequence MSSNLVLGNVASDNSQDVSEASQAPESPPTIGNVKGAFSNSDGESAPRSAPAVPHSSLKPEHLQKRRSSSRSIKRKKFDDELVESSLIKTPRTRPLPGTPSTSLTQSVAPVGGSGSAPVLATYSDSSQVDSIVPIYSERKKTSKSTPKRVKKSSKNTQALVTKDLGRWKPLDDYTLCLAIQQTTDLETVFRGVKFSCNFTLQEIKERWYALLYDPVISKMAVTSMKQLHPDVLAGVQAKALYSQEEERILYTFPSTAQPTIENFQELLIKHPDVFLPSRTPKELSYHWTLMRQYFVLPDQIIPVKEEGDFSLSFSDLDDDIADEQLVDWVKDEALEHEHHLLERNSLQEIRQLENELPKWHVLVDSVTGVSPPDFDNQTLAVLRGRLVRYLMRSKEITIGRMTKDNPIDIDLSLEGPSWKISRRQGVIKLRNTGEFIIANEGKRPIYIDGKPVLAGNKHKLNNNAVVEMANLKFIFLVNQDLISVIRSEAPQSS is encoded by the exons AATCTCCACCAACAATTGGAAATGTGAAGGGTGCTTTTTCAAATTCTGACGGTGAATCGGCACCTAGGTCTGCCCCGGCTGTGCCCCATTCTAGCCTTAAG CCTGAGCACTTGCAGAAGCGACGCAGCTCATCCCGATCCATCAAGCGCAAGAAGTTCGACGATGAGCTTGTCGAGAGCAGTCTGATCAAGACACCTCGTACACGACCTTTGCCTGGCACTCCTTCAACATCGCTGACTCAAAGTGTCGCCCCCGTTGGTGGCTCTGGTTCAGCGCCAGTGCTGGCCACTTACTCAGACAGCAGTCAGGTGGACTCAATTGTCCCCATATATTCAGAGCGGAAGAAG ACATCGAAGTCCACACCAAAACGAGTGAAAAAGTCTTCCAAG AACACTCAAGCCTTGGTTACAAAGGACCTTGGTCGATGGAAACCTCTTGATGACTATACGCTTTGTTTGGCCATACAGCAA ACAACAGACTTGGAGACTGTGTTCCGTGGAGTAAAATTTTCCTGCAATTTTACCCTGCAAGAAATCAAAGAAAGGTGGTATGCACTGCTGTATGACCCAGTTATATCCAA AATGGCTGTGACCTCAATGAAACAGCTCCACCCAGATGTATTGGCTGGTGTACAAGCCAAGGCCCTTTATAGTCAAGAAGAAGAGCGTATCTTGTATACCTTTCCATCG ACAGCACAGCCCACAATTGAGAATTTCCAAGAACTTCTCATCAAACATCCGGATGTGTTTCTGCCCTCACGCACACCGAAGGAGTTGTCGTACCATTGGACATTAATGAGGCAGTATTTCGTCTTGCCCGATCAAATAA TTCCTGTGAAGGAAGAAGGGGACTTTTCGCTGAGCTTCTCTGATTTAGATGATGATATTGCAGATGAGCAGCTTGT TGATTGGGTGAAGGATGAAGCCCTGGAGCATG AACACCATCTGTTAGAGCGCAATTCCTTGCAAGAGATTCGCCAGCTGGAAAATGAACTACCGAAGTGGCACGTGCTTGTGGACAGTGTCACTG gtgtaTCCCCACCTGACTTTGACAATCAGACTCTTGCTGTACTTCGTGGTCGCCTTGTGAGGTACCTTATGCGATCTAAAGAA ATAACAATTGGGCGTATGACAAAAGACAATCCCATCGACATTGACCTGTCTTTGGAGGGTCCTTCATGGAAAATATCACGTCGTCAGGGTGTGATCAAGCTTCGCAACACTGGGGAATTTATCATTGCCAATGAAGGAAAGAGGCCAATCTACATTGATGGCAAGCCAGTTCTAGCTGGGAACAAGCACAAGCTGAACAACAACGCTGTTGTGGAG ATGGCTAACTTGAAGTTTATATTTCTTGTCAACCAGGACCTGATTAGTGTCATTCGCTCTGAGGCACCTCAGTCATCATAA